One Leifsonia shinshuensis DNA window includes the following coding sequences:
- the dhaK gene encoding dihydroxyacetone kinase subunit DhaK, translating into MKKFVNDPLKYVPDMLKGIALANPDTLRYVPEYNLIMRADAPRDDKVSIIQGSGSGHEPAHVLTVGRGMLDGACPGDVFAAPPMDYVYETTKLLASPKGVLLLVNNYTGDKMAFDMAQELSLADGVNVRTLFIDDDVAVQDSTYTVGRRGVAGNFFVMKAVGAASEAGADLDEVVRIGEKVNSVTRTMGLALTACTPPAKGSPLFELGDDEIEIGVGIHGEPGRRRAKIEPSDALVDILLDPVVADLPFERGDRVALMVNGLGGTPISELYIAYGHAHEQLAAKGITVGRSYVGEYCTSLDMAGASITLVRLDDEIESLLAAPAEIGLRIF; encoded by the coding sequence ATGAAGAAGTTCGTCAACGATCCGCTGAAGTACGTGCCGGACATGCTCAAGGGCATCGCCCTCGCCAACCCGGACACGCTGCGCTACGTGCCCGAGTACAACCTGATCATGCGCGCGGACGCCCCGCGCGACGACAAGGTGTCGATTATCCAGGGCTCCGGCTCCGGCCACGAGCCGGCGCACGTCCTCACGGTCGGCAGGGGGATGCTCGACGGCGCCTGCCCTGGCGACGTCTTCGCCGCGCCGCCGATGGACTACGTCTACGAGACGACCAAGCTGCTGGCGTCGCCGAAGGGCGTGCTGCTGCTGGTCAACAACTACACCGGGGACAAGATGGCGTTCGACATGGCGCAGGAGCTGAGCCTCGCCGACGGCGTCAACGTGCGGACGCTGTTCATCGACGACGACGTGGCGGTGCAGGACTCCACCTACACGGTCGGCCGCCGCGGCGTGGCGGGCAACTTCTTCGTGATGAAGGCGGTCGGCGCGGCGTCGGAGGCCGGGGCCGACCTCGACGAGGTGGTCCGGATCGGGGAGAAGGTGAACTCGGTCACGCGCACGATGGGCCTCGCGCTCACCGCCTGCACCCCGCCGGCGAAAGGCTCCCCGCTGTTCGAGCTGGGCGACGACGAGATCGAGATCGGCGTCGGGATCCACGGCGAGCCGGGCCGCCGGCGCGCGAAGATCGAGCCGTCGGACGCGCTGGTCGATATCCTGCTCGACCCGGTCGTGGCCGACCTCCCGTTCGAGCGCGGCGACCGCGTGGCTCTCATGGTCAACGGACTCGGCGGCACCCCGATCAGCGAGCTCTACATCGCGTACGGCCACGCGCACGAGCAGCTCGCCGCGAAGGGGATCACGGTCGGGCGCAGCTACGTGGGCGAGTACTGTACGTCGCTCGACATGGCCGGCGCCTCGATCACGCTCGTCCGCCTGGACGACGAGATCGAGAGCCTGCTCGCCGCCCCCGCCGAGATCGGCCTGCGGATCTTCTGA
- a CDS encoding HAD-IA family hydrolase produces MPALIFDCDGVLADTERNGHLPAFNRTFAEFGVPVQWSDDDYREKVLIGGGKERMASILTPEFVAANGLPADADGQRELLAEWHKRKTAIYTELVASGALPPRPGIARIAQEAADADWTLAVASTSAEPSVRAVLEHAVGQELAARFAVFAGDIVPHKKPAPDIYLLALDRLGIGPDDGVVVEDSGNGVRAAVGAGLRTIVTVSAYTADEDFDGASLVVTSLGDPGEPAEVLAAPAGVEPGALVELRDIGAVMHRPRP; encoded by the coding sequence ATGCCCGCGCTGATCTTCGACTGCGACGGCGTCCTGGCCGACACCGAACGCAACGGCCACCTCCCGGCGTTCAACCGGACCTTCGCCGAGTTCGGCGTCCCCGTGCAGTGGAGCGACGACGACTACCGCGAGAAGGTGCTGATCGGCGGAGGCAAGGAGCGGATGGCCAGCATCCTCACGCCCGAGTTCGTCGCGGCCAACGGCCTCCCCGCCGACGCGGACGGGCAGCGCGAGCTGCTGGCCGAGTGGCACAAGCGCAAGACGGCGATCTACACCGAGCTCGTGGCGTCGGGCGCGCTGCCGCCGCGACCCGGCATCGCGCGCATCGCACAGGAGGCCGCCGACGCCGACTGGACCCTGGCCGTCGCCTCCACGTCGGCGGAGCCGTCGGTGCGCGCCGTGCTCGAGCACGCGGTCGGGCAGGAGCTCGCCGCGCGGTTCGCGGTGTTCGCCGGCGACATCGTCCCGCACAAGAAGCCGGCGCCCGACATCTACCTGCTGGCGCTCGACCGGCTGGGGATCGGGCCGGACGACGGCGTGGTGGTGGAGGACAGCGGCAACGGAGTACGCGCGGCGGTCGGCGCCGGCCTGCGCACGATCGTCACGGTCAGCGCGTACACGGCCGACGAGGACTTCGACGGGGCGTCGCTCGTCGTGACGTCACTGGGCGACCCGGGCGAGCCGGCCGAGGTGCTGGCCGCTCCGGCCGGGGTGGAGCCGGGCGCACTGGTGGAGCTGCGGGACATCGGGGCGGTCATGCACCGTCCCCGGCCCTGA
- a CDS encoding general stress protein — MTTPSPLGGRNRMLFPTMPRGEVVATYETYVDAQQAVDVLARADFPVDKVSIVGSDLKSVERVTGKLTWGRVALAGAASGAWLGIFFGLLLIIFSPTVSYAFVIAAVLIGAGFGMLFGIVSYAINRRRRDYTSVMQVIATSYSVLVDSDLVNRARNLLGGVADVQPAPGAWTPPAHPSDPPPAPPAQPEPAQPEPPADDQRPPA; from the coding sequence ATGACCACACCCAGCCCGCTCGGCGGACGCAACCGGATGCTCTTCCCGACCATGCCCCGGGGAGAGGTCGTGGCCACCTACGAGACCTATGTGGACGCTCAGCAAGCGGTCGACGTGCTGGCCCGCGCCGACTTCCCGGTCGACAAGGTCTCGATCGTCGGCAGCGACCTCAAGAGCGTGGAGCGGGTGACCGGAAAGCTCACCTGGGGGCGCGTCGCGCTCGCCGGGGCGGCCTCCGGAGCCTGGCTCGGCATCTTCTTCGGGCTGCTGCTGATCATCTTCTCGCCGACCGTGAGCTACGCGTTCGTCATCGCGGCCGTGCTCATCGGCGCCGGCTTCGGGATGCTGTTCGGGATCGTGTCGTACGCGATCAACCGCCGCCGCCGCGACTACACGTCGGTGATGCAGGTGATCGCGACCAGCTACTCGGTGCTGGTGGACTCCGACCTGGTCAACCGGGCGCGCAACCTGCTCGGCGGCGTCGCCGATGTGCAGCCGGCCCCTGGCGCGTGGACTCCGCCCGCGCACCCCTCCGACCCGCCGCCCGCGCCTCCGGCGCAGCCGGAGCCGGCGCAGCCGGAGCCGCCGGCGGACGATCAGCGGCCCCCCGCGTAG
- a CDS encoding PHP domain-containing protein — protein MADERRFRGPVDLHTHSSVSDGTETPAELVRAAAAAGLGTVALTDHDSTAGWTSAAVAGAEVGVTVIPGMELSTRVEFASVHMLGYLFDPADEALVAETRRIREGRMRRAEDMVRRIAEDYDITWADVLAQATEGATVGRPHIADALVARGLAADRSAAFAGILHWRSGYFQPHYAPDPATGIRLIRGAGGVPVLAHPATSSRGVIPEDRLRRLVKAGLFGLELDHRENRAEGVATLRGYAARYGLQITGSSDYHGAGKPNRLGENTTDPAVVDLMIEEATGAAPFYA, from the coding sequence ATGGCTGATGAGCGACGGTTCCGCGGTCCCGTCGACCTCCACACGCACTCCAGCGTGTCGGACGGCACGGAGACCCCCGCCGAGCTGGTGCGCGCCGCCGCGGCGGCGGGGCTCGGCACCGTCGCCCTCACCGACCACGACTCGACGGCCGGCTGGACGTCCGCGGCGGTGGCCGGCGCGGAGGTCGGCGTCACCGTCATCCCGGGCATGGAGCTCTCCACGCGCGTCGAGTTCGCCAGCGTGCACATGCTCGGCTACCTCTTCGACCCGGCGGACGAGGCCCTTGTGGCCGAGACGCGCCGCATCCGCGAGGGCCGAATGCGGCGGGCCGAGGACATGGTGCGCCGCATCGCCGAGGACTACGACATCACCTGGGCGGACGTGCTCGCCCAGGCGACAGAAGGCGCGACGGTCGGCCGCCCGCACATCGCCGACGCGCTCGTGGCCCGCGGACTCGCCGCCGATCGCAGCGCCGCCTTCGCGGGCATCCTGCACTGGCGCAGCGGCTACTTCCAGCCGCATTACGCGCCGGACCCGGCGACCGGCATCCGGCTGATCCGCGGAGCCGGGGGAGTGCCCGTGCTCGCGCACCCGGCGACCAGCAGCCGCGGCGTCATCCCGGAGGACCGGCTCCGCAGGCTCGTGAAGGCCGGCCTGTTCGGACTGGAGCTCGACCACCGGGAGAACCGGGCGGAGGGAGTGGCCACTTTGCGCGGTTACGCGGCCAGGTACGGCCTGCAGATCACCGGCTCCAGCGACTATCACGGTGCGGGCAAGCCCAACCGGCTGGGCGAGAACACGACCGATCCGGCCGTCGTGGACCTGATGATCGAAGAAGCGACAGGCGCGGCGCCTTTCTACGCGTGA
- a CDS encoding DEAD/DEAH box helicase — MTFSELNIDQDMVDALASKGIVEPFPIQSQTIPLALAGQDIIGQAKTGTGKTFGFGLPIIQRLGLDPEPGVQALVVVPTRELAVQVFEDLEQAASNRATAVTAIYGGKAYEGQIAQLKAGAQIVVGTPGRLLDLAGQRLLNLSHVKEMVLDEADKMLDLGFLSDIEKLFAQTPATRHTMLFSATMPGPIVALARRFMTRPIHIRANDPDEGQIQANIKHLIYRAHSLDKDEVVARILQAEGRGKTVIFTRTKRAAAKLVEELGDRGFNAAAVHGDLNQEQRERAMAAFKAGKKDVLIATDVAARGIDVDDVTHVINHTIPDDEKTYLHRAGRTGRAGKTGIAVTFVDWEDLHKWALINRALEFGQPEPTETYSSSPHLYSDLDIPEGAKGRLKSTPAVKAPETQDGARHDSTGPGTQGEGRSRNRRRRTRSGGSGQGGQSAAGQSAAGQGSNGSDAAASGGEEKSPAAGTHDGGGSQHRDGNSAPRRRRRRSRGGSPATPAS, encoded by the coding sequence GTGACTTTCTCTGAACTCAACATCGACCAGGACATGGTGGACGCCCTCGCCTCCAAGGGCATCGTGGAGCCGTTCCCCATCCAGTCCCAGACCATCCCGCTCGCCCTCGCCGGCCAGGACATCATCGGCCAGGCGAAGACGGGCACCGGCAAGACCTTCGGCTTCGGCCTCCCGATCATCCAGCGGCTCGGGCTCGACCCGGAGCCCGGCGTCCAGGCGCTCGTCGTGGTCCCCACCCGCGAGCTCGCCGTCCAGGTCTTCGAAGACCTGGAGCAGGCCGCCTCCAACCGCGCCACCGCGGTCACCGCGATCTACGGCGGCAAGGCCTACGAGGGCCAGATCGCCCAGCTCAAGGCCGGCGCGCAGATCGTCGTCGGCACCCCCGGCCGCCTGCTCGACCTCGCGGGCCAGCGCCTCCTGAACCTCTCCCACGTCAAGGAGATGGTGCTGGACGAGGCCGACAAGATGCTCGACCTCGGCTTCCTCTCCGACATCGAGAAGCTGTTCGCACAGACCCCGGCGACGCGCCACACCATGCTGTTCTCGGCGACCATGCCCGGCCCGATCGTCGCGCTGGCCCGCCGCTTCATGACGCGCCCGATCCACATCCGCGCCAACGACCCCGACGAGGGCCAGATCCAGGCGAACATCAAGCACCTCATCTACCGGGCGCACTCGCTCGACAAGGACGAGGTGGTCGCGCGCATCCTCCAGGCCGAGGGCCGCGGCAAGACCGTGATCTTCACGCGCACCAAGCGCGCGGCGGCCAAGCTGGTCGAGGAGCTGGGCGACCGCGGCTTCAACGCCGCCGCCGTGCACGGCGACCTCAACCAGGAGCAGCGCGAGCGCGCGATGGCCGCCTTCAAGGCCGGCAAGAAGGACGTTCTGATCGCCACCGACGTCGCCGCGCGCGGCATCGACGTGGACGACGTGACGCACGTCATCAACCACACCATCCCGGACGACGAGAAGACCTACCTGCACCGCGCCGGCCGCACCGGCCGAGCGGGCAAGACCGGTATCGCCGTGACGTTCGTGGACTGGGAGGACCTGCACAAGTGGGCCCTCATCAACCGCGCGCTGGAGTTCGGCCAGCCCGAGCCGACCGAGACCTACTCGTCCTCGCCGCACCTCTACTCCGACCTCGACATCCCGGAGGGCGCGAAGGGCCGGCTGAAGTCGACCCCGGCCGTCAAGGCCCCGGAGACGCAGGACGGCGCGCGCCACGACTCCACCGGTCCCGGCACGCAGGGCGAGGGCCGCTCGCGCAACCGCCGCCGCCGCACCCGCTCGGGAGGCTCCGGCCAGGGCGGCCAGAGCGCCGCCGGCCAGAGCGCCGCCGGCCAGGGCTCGAACGGCTCCGACGCCGCGGCATCGGGCGGCGAGGAGAAGTCCCCCGCTGCCGGCACGCACGACGGCGGCGGCTCGCAGCACCGCGACGGCAACAGCGCTCCGCGCCGGCGTCGCCGCCGGTCGCGCGGCGGCTCGCCCGCGACGCCCGCGAGCTGA
- the dhaL gene encoding dihydroxyacetone kinase subunit DhaL, whose protein sequence is MTQSFDDVEFVVRTIAQTAVDNEKAFGDLDSVVGDGDFGFSLARGFEIVLADWDGYDRSDIGTFLQKVAVAITSRIGGTSGPIWGTAFLRAATVSKGKDTLTGEDAVAMLRAAIDGIKARGNADVGDKTLLDALVPMTDTIAEGVQAGTGSDGIVAAAAVTAREAADATVTMQAMRGRAAYTGERSIGSPDPGAVAVAVILERLAPAWPDRPRA, encoded by the coding sequence ATGACGCAGAGCTTCGACGATGTGGAGTTCGTGGTGCGCACGATCGCGCAGACGGCCGTCGACAACGAGAAGGCGTTCGGCGACCTCGACTCGGTCGTCGGGGACGGCGACTTCGGCTTTTCGCTCGCCCGCGGGTTCGAGATCGTCCTGGCGGATTGGGACGGCTACGACCGCAGCGACATCGGGACGTTCCTGCAGAAGGTCGCCGTCGCGATCACCAGCCGCATCGGCGGGACCTCCGGGCCGATCTGGGGCACGGCCTTCCTGCGCGCGGCGACCGTCTCCAAGGGCAAGGACACGCTGACCGGCGAGGACGCCGTCGCCATGCTGCGCGCGGCCATCGACGGGATCAAGGCCCGCGGCAACGCCGACGTGGGAGACAAGACCCTGCTCGACGCGCTCGTGCCGATGACCGACACCATCGCCGAGGGCGTGCAGGCCGGAACGGGCAGCGACGGGATCGTCGCGGCGGCCGCCGTGACCGCCCGGGAGGCCGCGGACGCGACCGTGACCATGCAGGCGATGCGCGGACGGGCCGCCTACACCGGCGAGCGCAGCATCGGCTCGCCCGACCCCGGCGCTGTCGCCGTCGCCGTCATCCTGGAACGCCTCGCGCCGGCCTGGCCGGACCGCCCGCGAGCCTGA
- a CDS encoding GAF domain-containing protein gives MEAENPNRELRAQFDTLAAMAEDLAGHFALGPLLERILRHTLELLDCDSGSICTVDEAAGAYRKDADLGVGCQSGKTFPLNEGVTGEVVRARATVMFDEYAQVRGGHIEGADRDLLHATIGVPIRWNDAIIGAVVVFSRDPARRFTAADAALLERFAAHAAIAITNARLHAIAAERTREAAVAGERERVVRDVHDTVGRGLADILLRLDEAERRLAVGEPAGDALAQARRAARSALSETQRTVLGLGPEQLDGRSLGEAIALELAWAESAAGLRTRLVVVGEPGALAPETVRQLFRIVQESLTNVVEHASAHQVRVGIVYGEREVTALIEDDGRGFDVTGLSRAPNRPLRGLGLQGLAARAEHLGGSVHVESTPQWGTRVRAELPVAPEPREPGRGRWRLLIVHASHLIRSGLVRSLALAEPDVQVVAEVGDARAALEAFDLLRPDVVLADLDLPHVDGVQLTAYLRAADEEARVVLLIGSVGDDRLAGATGVGAAGFVETDADPATIARTVVAAARGDLLLSPEILSRFSVSLTGGPEPLTARERQVRTLVEQGMPDKAIAAELHISVKTVEKHVGALLRKTGASNRTALAGLSAARR, from the coding sequence ATGGAAGCCGAGAACCCGAATCGTGAGCTGCGCGCGCAGTTCGACACCCTCGCCGCGATGGCGGAGGACCTCGCGGGCCACTTCGCGCTCGGGCCGCTGCTGGAGCGGATCCTGCGGCACACCCTCGAGCTGCTCGACTGCGACAGCGGGTCCATCTGCACCGTGGACGAGGCCGCAGGCGCTTACCGCAAGGACGCCGACCTCGGCGTCGGCTGCCAGTCGGGCAAGACCTTCCCGCTGAACGAGGGCGTCACCGGCGAGGTGGTGCGCGCGCGGGCGACCGTGATGTTCGACGAGTACGCCCAGGTGCGCGGCGGACACATCGAGGGCGCGGACCGCGACCTCCTGCACGCCACGATCGGCGTGCCGATCCGCTGGAACGACGCGATCATCGGCGCCGTGGTGGTGTTCAGCCGGGATCCGGCCCGGCGCTTCACCGCAGCCGACGCCGCCCTGCTCGAACGCTTCGCCGCGCACGCAGCCATCGCGATCACCAACGCCCGGCTGCACGCGATCGCGGCCGAGCGCACGCGCGAGGCCGCGGTCGCCGGCGAGCGCGAGCGGGTGGTGCGCGACGTGCACGACACCGTCGGGCGCGGCCTCGCCGACATCCTGCTCCGGCTGGACGAGGCCGAGCGCCGGCTGGCGGTGGGCGAGCCGGCGGGCGACGCCCTCGCGCAGGCACGTCGCGCCGCCCGCTCGGCGCTGAGCGAGACCCAGCGCACCGTGCTCGGGCTCGGCCCGGAGCAGCTCGACGGCCGGTCGCTGGGGGAGGCGATCGCGCTGGAGCTCGCGTGGGCGGAGTCCGCGGCAGGTCTCCGCACCCGGCTGGTCGTGGTGGGCGAGCCGGGCGCGCTGGCGCCGGAGACGGTGCGGCAGCTGTTCCGGATCGTGCAGGAGTCGCTGACCAACGTGGTGGAGCACGCGTCGGCGCACCAGGTCAGGGTGGGGATCGTCTACGGCGAGCGCGAGGTCACAGCGCTGATCGAGGACGACGGCCGCGGCTTCGACGTCACCGGCCTGTCCCGCGCCCCGAACCGTCCGTTGCGCGGGCTCGGCCTGCAGGGGCTCGCGGCGCGCGCCGAGCACCTCGGCGGCAGCGTGCACGTCGAGTCGACGCCGCAGTGGGGCACCCGCGTGCGCGCGGAGCTGCCCGTGGCGCCGGAGCCGCGCGAGCCCGGCCGGGGGCGCTGGCGGCTGCTGATCGTCCATGCCAGCCACCTGATCCGCTCCGGGCTCGTGCGCTCGCTGGCGCTGGCCGAGCCCGACGTCCAGGTGGTGGCGGAGGTCGGCGACGCGCGGGCGGCGCTGGAGGCGTTCGACCTGCTGCGCCCGGACGTGGTGCTGGCCGACCTCGACCTCCCGCACGTGGACGGCGTGCAGCTGACCGCCTACCTGCGCGCCGCGGACGAGGAGGCCAGGGTGGTCCTCCTGATCGGGTCCGTGGGCGACGACCGGCTCGCCGGCGCGACAGGGGTCGGCGCCGCCGGATTCGTGGAGACCGACGCCGACCCGGCTACCATCGCCCGCACGGTCGTCGCGGCCGCCCGCGGCGACCTCCTGCTGAGCCCCGAGATCCTCAGCCGGTTCTCGGTGTCGCTCACCGGCGGCCCGGAGCCGCTCACCGCACGCGAGCGGCAGGTGCGCACGCTCGTGGAGCAGGGCATGCCGGACAAGGCGATCGCGGCCGAGCTGCACATCTCCGTCAAGACCGTCGAGAAGCACGTCGGCGCGCTGCTCCGGAAGACCGGGGCGTCGAACCGCACAGCGCTCGCCGGACTGTCGGCCGCACGGCGCTGA
- a CDS encoding aminopeptidase P family protein has protein sequence MSSENTTAPAPATSEEAPRATSNRSTTPGSENFREYIGSNWADRPEILPGAREQASYAAARRARVSALFPGQRLIIPAGRLKQRSNDTDYPFRAHSAFTHLTGWGSDAEPGSVLVLEPTDGGHVATLYFRERAGRDSDEFYANPEIGEFWIGPRPSLAQVASDLDLPTRGIAEVEAVLDAVDASTLVLREADPELTDEVDAARLLLAAEAGAEVGDAAFDPENHGEDDRLARDLSELRLVKDVYELSELRSAIAATAAGFDDVIADLARIVDHPRGERIVEGVFNARARLDGNAVGYDTIAASGPHACILHWTRNDGPVVPGDLILIDAGVEVDSLYTADITRTFPIDGTFTETQRLVYETVREAADAAFAIVRPGIRFREIHAAAMAVIARRTAEWGLLPVTAEEALQTDNQQHRRYMVHGTSHHLGLDVHDCAQARRELYLDGVLEPGMTFTIEPGLYFQPDDLTVPERFRGIGVRIEDNILVTADGAENLSIALPRTADDVEAWVRRLSTR, from the coding sequence ATGTCGTCCGAGAACACCACCGCGCCGGCCCCCGCTACGAGCGAGGAAGCGCCCCGCGCCACGTCGAACCGCTCCACCACCCCGGGATCGGAGAACTTCCGCGAGTACATCGGCAGCAACTGGGCCGACCGCCCCGAGATCCTCCCCGGCGCCCGCGAGCAGGCGTCGTACGCCGCCGCCCGCCGCGCCCGCGTGTCTGCGCTCTTCCCCGGGCAGCGGCTGATCATCCCGGCGGGCCGGCTCAAGCAGCGCTCGAACGACACCGACTATCCGTTCCGCGCGCACTCCGCGTTCACGCACCTGACCGGCTGGGGCTCCGACGCCGAGCCCGGCAGCGTCCTCGTGCTGGAGCCGACCGACGGCGGCCACGTCGCGACCCTCTACTTCCGTGAGCGCGCCGGCCGCGACTCCGACGAGTTCTACGCCAACCCGGAGATCGGCGAGTTCTGGATCGGCCCGCGCCCGTCGCTCGCGCAGGTCGCCAGCGACCTCGACCTCCCGACCCGCGGCATCGCCGAGGTGGAGGCCGTGCTCGACGCGGTCGACGCCTCCACCCTGGTGCTGCGCGAGGCCGACCCCGAGCTGACCGACGAGGTGGACGCCGCGCGCCTGCTGCTCGCCGCCGAGGCCGGAGCCGAGGTGGGCGACGCCGCGTTCGACCCCGAGAACCACGGCGAGGACGACCGCCTCGCGCGCGACCTCTCCGAGCTGCGCCTGGTCAAGGACGTCTACGAGCTCTCCGAGCTGCGCAGCGCCATCGCCGCCACCGCGGCCGGCTTCGACGACGTCATCGCCGACCTGGCCCGCATCGTCGACCACCCGCGCGGCGAGCGCATCGTGGAGGGCGTCTTCAACGCGCGGGCGCGCCTGGACGGCAACGCGGTCGGCTACGACACGATCGCCGCGAGCGGCCCGCACGCCTGCATCCTGCACTGGACCCGCAACGACGGCCCCGTGGTGCCCGGCGACCTGATCCTGATCGACGCGGGCGTGGAGGTCGACAGCCTCTACACCGCCGACATCACCCGCACCTTCCCTATCGACGGCACGTTCACCGAGACCCAGCGCCTCGTCTACGAGACGGTGCGCGAGGCCGCGGACGCCGCCTTCGCGATCGTGCGCCCCGGCATCCGCTTCCGCGAGATCCACGCGGCCGCCATGGCGGTCATCGCCCGCCGCACCGCCGAGTGGGGACTGCTGCCCGTCACCGCCGAGGAGGCGCTGCAGACCGACAACCAGCAGCACCGCCGGTACATGGTGCACGGCACCAGCCACCACCTGGGGCTCGACGTGCACGACTGCGCGCAGGCCCGCCGCGAGCTCTACCTCGACGGTGTCCTGGAGCCGGGCATGACGTTCACCATAGAGCCCGGCCTGTACTTCCAGCCCGACGACCTCACCGTGCCGGAGCGCTTCCGCGGCATCGGCGTGCGGATCGAGGACAACATCCTCGTCACGGCCGACGGCGCCGAGAACCTGTCGATCGCGCTCCCGCGCACCGCGGACGATGTGGAGGCCTGGGTCCGCCGCCTCAGCACGCGCTGA
- a CDS encoding DUF3107 domain-containing protein, whose protein sequence is MEIRIGIVNAPRELSFESAQSAEELTEQIQAGISSGTGILKLTDDKGRVYIVPTAGIAYVEVGTEESRRIGFVG, encoded by the coding sequence GTGGAGATCCGCATCGGAATCGTCAACGCCCCCCGCGAGCTCAGCTTCGAGTCGGCCCAGTCGGCCGAGGAGCTCACCGAGCAGATCCAGGCCGGCATCAGCAGCGGCACCGGCATCCTCAAGCTCACCGACGACAAGGGCCGCGTCTACATCGTCCCGACCGCGGGCATCGCCTACGTCGAGGTCGGCACCGAGGAGTCGCGCCGCATCGGCTTCGTCGGCTAG
- a CDS encoding ferritin-like fold-containing protein, producing the protein MSTWFTRRRPTVELPRLRPRTPQATVRVDLHEVMPDLLPYLGQAAYLQLEQFQTLSRVAADTDALGAKEVVSGAAGLALSKHQGIVAEIRRRGDEPAGVMRPFAEEIEGFRALLVGSDWRETLLAALMTGGLLDDFFIRLAGGLPGDVGPRIQQLLGSDSGQEALLEVLRGEIAADPQLGSRLAMWGRRLVGDTLLVARSALHLSGNRAADEERIEPIFTELIAAHTRRMDALGLTA; encoded by the coding sequence GTGTCAACGTGGTTCACCAGACGCCGGCCCACGGTCGAGCTGCCCCGCCTCCGCCCGCGCACGCCTCAGGCGACGGTCCGGGTCGACCTGCACGAGGTGATGCCCGACCTGCTGCCGTACCTCGGGCAGGCGGCGTACCTCCAGCTGGAGCAGTTCCAGACGCTGTCGCGGGTGGCAGCGGACACCGACGCGCTCGGCGCGAAAGAGGTGGTCTCGGGTGCCGCGGGCCTGGCGCTCTCCAAGCACCAGGGCATTGTCGCGGAGATCCGCAGGCGCGGCGACGAGCCCGCGGGGGTGATGCGGCCCTTCGCCGAGGAGATCGAGGGCTTCCGGGCGCTGCTGGTCGGCTCCGACTGGCGCGAGACGCTCCTGGCGGCGCTGATGACCGGCGGCCTCCTGGACGACTTCTTCATCCGGCTCGCGGGCGGCCTGCCCGGCGATGTCGGCCCGCGGATCCAGCAGCTGCTGGGCTCCGACTCCGGTCAGGAGGCCCTGTTGGAGGTCCTGCGCGGCGAGATCGCCGCCGACCCTCAGCTCGGCTCGCGCCTGGCGATGTGGGGGCGGCGGCTGGTCGGCGACACGCTGCTGGTGGCGCGCTCCGCCCTGCACCTGTCGGGGAACCGCGCCGCCGACGAGGAGCGCATCGAGCCGATCTTCACCGAGCTGATCGCCGCGCACACGCGGCGGATGGACGCGCTGGGGCTGACCGCGTAG
- a CDS encoding class II fructose-bisphosphate aldolase, translating into MPVVSLKEIVDRAFEGRYGVPAINIVNDLTLEAVLAGAVEARSPLIVQTSVKTVKSIGSNVLFTMWEAMTAGIEVPVTLHLDHCPEREVITECLDRGWNSVLFDASTLTVEENQRQTVEVVAEARRHGAHVEGEIEAIKGVEDGIGADTEPRRQSLDTAVTFIRETGVDVFAPSIGNAHGVYSATPELDFERVTELVEATGVPIALHGGSGMTDEQFHDLISRGCAKVNISTALKIEFMTSSLAFLKGAEAADKWDPPSLFRDVRGHVVELTTGLAATFGSAGKAW; encoded by the coding sequence ATGCCTGTTGTGTCGCTGAAGGAGATCGTCGACAGGGCGTTCGAGGGTCGCTACGGCGTGCCCGCGATCAACATCGTGAACGATCTGACCCTGGAGGCGGTGCTCGCGGGCGCGGTGGAGGCGCGCTCGCCGCTGATCGTGCAGACCTCCGTGAAGACGGTCAAGTCGATCGGCTCGAACGTGCTCTTCACGATGTGGGAGGCCATGACCGCGGGCATCGAGGTGCCGGTCACGCTCCACCTCGACCACTGCCCCGAGCGCGAGGTGATCACGGAGTGTCTCGACCGGGGCTGGAACTCGGTGCTCTTCGACGCCTCCACGCTTACCGTCGAGGAGAACCAGCGGCAGACGGTGGAGGTCGTCGCCGAGGCGCGCAGGCACGGCGCCCACGTCGAGGGCGAGATCGAGGCGATCAAGGGCGTGGAGGACGGCATCGGCGCCGACACCGAGCCGCGCCGGCAGAGCCTGGACACCGCAGTGACCTTCATCCGCGAGACGGGCGTCGACGTGTTCGCGCCTTCGATCGGCAACGCGCACGGCGTCTACTCCGCGACCCCGGAGCTCGACTTCGAGCGCGTCACCGAGCTGGTGGAGGCGACCGGGGTGCCGATCGCCCTGCACGGCGGCAGCGGGATGACGGACGAGCAGTTCCACGACCTGATCTCGCGCGGCTGCGCCAAGGTGAACATCTCGACGGCGCTGAAGATCGAGTTCATGACATCCAGCCTCGCGTTCCTGAAGGGCGCGGAGGCCGCAGACAAGTGGGACCCGCCGTCGCTGTTCCGGGACGTCCGGGGGCACGTGGTGGAGCTGACCACCGGGCTGGCCGCGACGTTCGGCAGCGCAGGCAAGGCGTGGTGA